In one window of Aquipuribacter hungaricus DNA:
- a CDS encoding alpha/beta fold hydrolase, producing MSTAAPTASTAPTVRRGWPRAYRPLRPLTLLVQLGVLVVAEVGLYASYAAHDARFHWATHFLVALLLTAVWQAVHLLVAARPARGQLLTIVVFHLWAMWPDLAFRAGLPHYRWMDWLALGHIQVHYMPGGDRSWLVLALLAVAGYVLLLSRWVEARRSEAATGMPPALGIGGRAVIRPQLDPRGRPLAHEHLMAAETADGQSSAEPMLLVPGLGGTSSTWLAAGRLLAAAGHPVLAPDLLGFGASMRLGTRFRLDDQADAVLRLMDHHDIDQVHLVGHSWGCVVAAAVAARAPGRVSRLTLVAPAAFADPAEARARMARESFLARTAFAGEDLGGLVCNAMCISRPLLSRIMPRLKPRVPVDVVRGGVQHSYPAYRDALTSMWQDNPLPALLRAPTHPVTVVLADSDETVHPNDVLRLPVSDEVDAVRVEGTHGLPYEQPDMVARLILTG from the coding sequence GTGAGCACCGCCGCGCCAACGGCGAGCACCGCGCCGACCGTCCGGAGAGGCTGGCCGCGCGCCTACCGGCCGCTCCGTCCGCTCACCCTGCTCGTCCAGCTCGGGGTGCTCGTCGTGGCCGAGGTCGGGCTGTACGCCTCCTACGCCGCGCACGACGCCCGGTTCCACTGGGCCACCCACTTCCTCGTCGCGCTCCTGCTCACCGCCGTGTGGCAGGCGGTGCACCTGCTCGTCGCCGCCCGCCCCGCCCGCGGGCAGCTGCTCACCATCGTGGTGTTCCACCTGTGGGCGATGTGGCCGGACCTCGCCTTCCGAGCGGGCCTGCCGCACTACCGGTGGATGGACTGGCTCGCCCTCGGCCACATCCAGGTGCACTACATGCCCGGCGGGGACAGGTCGTGGCTCGTCCTCGCCCTGCTCGCCGTCGCCGGGTACGTGCTCCTGCTGTCACGCTGGGTCGAGGCCCGCCGCAGCGAGGCCGCCACCGGGATGCCGCCGGCCCTGGGCATCGGCGGACGCGCCGTCATCCGACCCCAGCTCGACCCCCGCGGCCGGCCGCTGGCGCACGAGCACCTGATGGCGGCCGAGACCGCCGACGGCCAGTCGTCGGCAGAGCCCATGCTGCTGGTCCCCGGGCTCGGTGGGACCTCCTCGACGTGGCTGGCCGCGGGCCGGCTGCTCGCGGCGGCCGGGCACCCGGTCCTGGCACCCGACCTGCTCGGCTTCGGCGCCTCGATGCGCCTGGGCACCCGGTTCCGCCTCGACGACCAGGCCGACGCCGTCCTGCGGCTGATGGACCACCACGACATCGACCAGGTCCACCTGGTTGGGCACAGCTGGGGCTGCGTCGTCGCCGCTGCCGTCGCCGCCCGGGCCCCCGGCCGGGTCAGCCGGCTCACCCTGGTCGCACCCGCCGCCTTCGCCGACCCGGCAGAGGCACGGGCGAGGATGGCCCGGGAGTCCTTCCTGGCCCGGACGGCCTTCGCCGGCGAGGACCTCGGCGGGCTCGTATGCAACGCCATGTGCATCTCACGACCCCTGCTGTCCCGGATCATGCCCAGGCTCAAGCCACGCGTCCCCGTGGACGTCGTCCGGGGCGGGGTGCAGCACTCCTACCCCGCCTACCGCGACGCCCTGACCAGCATGTGGCAGGACAACCCCCTCCCCGCCTTGCTCCGAGCCCCCACCCACCCGGTGACCGTCGTGCTCGCCGACAGCGACGAGACCGTCCACCCCAACGACGTCCTTCGGCTGCCAGTCAGCGACGAGGTCGATGCCGTCCGGGTCGAGGGGACCCACGGGCTGCCCTACGAGCAGCCCGACATGGTCGCACGCCTCATCCTCACCGGATGA
- a CDS encoding metal-sensitive transcriptional regulator: MMSEQVRADVLLRLRKVSGQVAGITRMVEDDRYCVDVLQQLSAVTSAVEAVSKVVVRNYLERCVTDAINGGDPLIYDELMRVVFKHR; this comes from the coding sequence ATGATGAGCGAGCAGGTCCGGGCCGACGTGCTGCTGCGGCTCCGGAAGGTGAGCGGCCAGGTCGCGGGCATCACGCGGATGGTCGAGGACGACCGGTACTGCGTCGACGTGCTCCAGCAGCTGTCCGCCGTCACCTCGGCCGTGGAGGCGGTCAGCAAGGTCGTGGTCCGCAACTACCTCGAGCGGTGCGTGACGGACGCCATCAACGGCGGCGACCCGCTGATCTACGACGAGCTCATGCGCGTGGTCTTCAAGCACCGATGA
- a CDS encoding DUF4396 domain-containing protein, whose product MDMQILPSWVTPVAIVFVVLSVLCAAAVAYDIYGRGHRQPVRIMEAVWVLSALWLGPFVLPLYAVTGRRRSTRWQAAHPGAHAAGLPLAAAAGGLAGGAASLVGHVIGVPLVLATGLSLFGVDMFAMIAVIAVLAVLMLLAFEFAVRGHLAREASAGAGLGTALLVAVVTVVAFDLGMGGWMLLLHFGGYMPPVTSVSFLFLMQVGIVLGFITGYPAVALLLRRGTKVAT is encoded by the coding sequence ATGGACATGCAGATCCTGCCCTCATGGGTCACCCCAGTGGCGATCGTCTTCGTCGTGCTGTCGGTGCTCTGCGCCGCTGCGGTCGCCTACGACATCTACGGCAGGGGTCACCGCCAGCCCGTCCGGATCATGGAGGCGGTCTGGGTGCTGAGCGCGCTCTGGCTGGGACCGTTCGTGCTGCCCCTGTACGCCGTGACCGGACGCCGCCGCAGCACCCGCTGGCAGGCCGCCCACCCGGGTGCTCACGCGGCCGGCCTCCCGCTGGCCGCCGCGGCCGGCGGCCTCGCCGGTGGTGCCGCGTCGCTGGTCGGGCACGTCATCGGCGTACCCCTGGTCCTCGCGACGGGGCTCAGCCTGTTCGGCGTCGACATGTTCGCGATGATCGCCGTGATCGCGGTCCTGGCGGTCCTGATGCTTCTGGCGTTCGAGTTCGCGGTGCGCGGGCACCTGGCCCGTGAGGCCTCCGCCGGTGCCGGTCTGGGCACCGCCCTCCTGGTGGCCGTGGTCACGGTCGTGGCGTTCGACCTCGGCATGGGCGGCTGGATGCTCCTGCTGCACTTTGGCGGCTACATGCCCCCCGTGACCAGCGTCAGCTTCCTGTTCCTCATGCAGGTCGGCATCGTCCTTGGCTTCATCACCGGCTACCCCGCCGTCGCCCTGCTCCTGCGCCGCGGCACCAAGGTCGCGACGTGA
- a CDS encoding F510_1955 family glycosylhydrolase, giving the protein MNMLARHRTPIRGGLALLLTVPLLGACATGDVEAGGVAVNATAPAQVAGDEHDGMSAMPSPATEAGAGAGDGYTAVGLPSTHVHGVALNPADGRVYLASHDGLFRYDAGGPVRVGPVIDLMGFTVAGPDRFYASGHPGPGVDLPQPVGLIESVDGGDTWAVRSRGGESDFHTLAATGDGVLGFDGALRQSTDDQTWEILDPPVDPYAVAVSPDGTQILITSRSGPRRSTDGGQTWEAIDTAPLLQVVDWADEQTVVGVTPTGSVAVSEDAGATWSTRAETESAPQAVGAHTTADGRLGVLVVTADTVLESSDAAQTFAPLAPS; this is encoded by the coding sequence ATGAACATGTTGGCCCGCCACCGCACACCCATCCGCGGCGGCCTTGCGCTGCTGCTGACGGTGCCGCTGCTCGGTGCCTGCGCTACCGGCGACGTGGAGGCGGGCGGGGTGGCGGTGAATGCCACCGCTCCAGCTCAGGTCGCGGGGGACGAGCACGACGGGATGTCGGCCATGCCGTCCCCCGCGACGGAGGCGGGGGCGGGGGCGGGGGACGGCTACACCGCTGTCGGCCTGCCGAGCACCCACGTGCACGGCGTCGCGCTCAACCCGGCCGATGGTCGGGTGTACCTGGCCAGCCATGACGGGCTGTTCCGCTACGACGCCGGCGGGCCCGTGCGGGTCGGTCCTGTCATCGACCTGATGGGCTTCACCGTGGCCGGGCCCGACCGCTTCTACGCCTCTGGCCATCCCGGCCCGGGCGTCGACCTCCCGCAGCCCGTGGGACTCATCGAGTCCGTCGACGGCGGCGACACCTGGGCCGTCCGTTCCCGCGGCGGGGAGTCCGACTTCCACACACTGGCCGCGACCGGCGACGGCGTGCTCGGCTTCGACGGAGCCCTGCGCCAGAGCACGGACGACCAGACCTGGGAGATCCTTGACCCACCGGTCGACCCCTACGCCGTCGCCGTGTCCCCCGACGGCACCCAGATCCTCATCACCAGCCGGTCGGGGCCGCGCCGCTCCACCGACGGCGGGCAGACGTGGGAGGCCATCGATACCGCACCCCTGCTGCAGGTCGTGGACTGGGCCGATGAGCAGACGGTGGTCGGTGTCACCCCGACGGGCTCGGTCGCGGTCAGCGAGGACGCCGGCGCTACCTGGTCCACCCGCGCCGAGACCGAAAGCGCGCCTCAGGCGGTCGGCGCCCACACCACGGCCGACGGTCGACTCGGGGTCCTCGTCGTCACCGCCGACACCGTGCTGGAGTCCTCAGACGCAGCGCAGACGTTCGCGCCGCTCGCCCCGAGCTGA
- a CDS encoding ArsR/SmtB family transcription factor encodes MPMKTAAGPLDVEVAEAAALETAASLFRGLGDPARLAILRHLSLGEHRVVELTEHLGLAQSTVSGHLACLRGCGLVTSRAVGRASLYSLAQVELMDLFAAAEKVLAATGDAVLLCPTYGPGADT; translated from the coding sequence ATGCCGATGAAAACTGCCGCGGGGCCGCTCGACGTCGAGGTGGCCGAGGCAGCTGCCCTCGAGACCGCAGCCAGCCTGTTCCGGGGCCTGGGAGACCCTGCGCGGCTGGCGATCCTGCGCCATCTGTCGCTCGGCGAGCATCGCGTGGTGGAGCTGACCGAGCACCTGGGGTTGGCCCAGTCCACGGTGTCCGGGCATCTGGCCTGCCTGCGCGGCTGCGGCCTCGTGACATCGCGGGCGGTGGGACGGGCCTCGTTGTACTCCCTCGCTCAGGTCGAGCTCATGGACCTGTTCGCCGCCGCGGAGAAGGTCCTCGCCGCGACCGGGGACGCCGTCTTGCTGTGCCCGACGTACGGCCCGGGAGCCGACACGTGA
- a CDS encoding cation diffusion facilitator family transporter: MSGAKVVPRTLTAQRRSVLGRRAQLIAGASVTYNVVEAVVAISAGVAASSIALIGFGMDSIVEVFSGLVILWQFRHKVPQARERQALRLIALSFFGLAAYVSVESVRALVGQADVGTSPVGIGLAVASLLVMPFLSWAQRRTGRQLGSGSVVADGTQTLLCTYLSAVLLLGLVLNATLGWSWADPVVGLVIAAVAVKEGLEAWRGDNCCAPPPSAGSRAGVDSEDGCSTGCSPGCTSACCVSPGATQDTVARGTAGAEAGGARR, translated from the coding sequence GTGAGCGGCGCCAAGGTCGTCCCCCGGACGCTGACGGCGCAGCGCCGCTCGGTGCTGGGACGTCGCGCACAGCTGATCGCCGGGGCGTCGGTGACGTACAACGTCGTCGAGGCCGTCGTCGCCATCTCCGCGGGCGTGGCGGCGAGCTCGATCGCGCTCATCGGGTTCGGGATGGACTCGATCGTCGAGGTGTTCTCCGGCCTGGTGATCCTGTGGCAGTTCCGGCACAAGGTCCCCCAGGCCCGGGAACGGCAGGCACTACGCCTGATCGCGCTGTCGTTCTTCGGCCTCGCCGCCTACGTCAGCGTCGAGTCGGTGCGCGCCCTCGTCGGCCAGGCCGATGTCGGGACGTCGCCGGTCGGTATCGGACTGGCAGTCGCCTCGTTGCTCGTGATGCCGTTCCTGTCCTGGGCGCAGCGGCGCACCGGCCGCCAGCTCGGTTCCGGGTCCGTGGTCGCCGACGGGACGCAGACCTTGCTGTGCACCTACCTGTCCGCGGTGCTGCTGCTCGGGCTGGTTCTCAACGCCACGCTCGGCTGGTCATGGGCCGACCCGGTCGTCGGCCTCGTCATCGCCGCCGTCGCGGTCAAGGAGGGCCTGGAGGCCTGGCGCGGGGACAACTGCTGCGCCCCGCCGCCCTCGGCAGGCAGCCGCGCCGGAGTGGACAGCGAGGACGGATGTTCCACCGGCTGCTCGCCCGGGTGCACCTCGGCGTGCTGCGTGAGCCCCGGCGCCACGCAGGACACGGTCGCCCGGGGAACCGCTGGGGCCGAGGCCGGCGGAGCGCGACGGTGA
- a CDS encoding cation diffusion facilitator family transporter codes for MSGAHSHSHGLPSAAAGPASARHRRRMLLVLGITLSVVGVQVVGGLLSGSLALLADAGHMLTDAAGVGIALLASHIAMRPPTDARSYGWQRAEILAALANALLLAGIAVWVLVQAAGRWEDPPEVSTGIMLAAAVVGAVANGASLLLLRGGQAESLNVRGAYLEVLGDLLGSLAVIVAGVVIVLTGYARADVIASVVIGLMILPRAWSLLRDVLDVLLEATPRGVDMDEVRAHILEVPGVEDVHDLHAWTITSGVPVLSAHVVVDDDCLARGRSGEVLDQLGACLTGHFDVDHCTFQLEPVGHREHEPAHHR; via the coding sequence GTGAGCGGCGCGCACTCCCACAGCCACGGCCTACCGTCGGCCGCCGCCGGCCCGGCGTCGGCCCGGCACCGGCGCCGGATGCTGCTGGTCCTCGGCATCACGCTGTCCGTGGTGGGTGTGCAGGTCGTCGGCGGGCTGCTGTCCGGGTCGCTGGCGCTGCTCGCGGACGCCGGGCACATGCTGACCGACGCCGCCGGGGTCGGGATCGCCCTGCTCGCCAGCCACATCGCGATGCGGCCCCCCACGGACGCCCGCAGCTACGGCTGGCAGCGCGCGGAGATCCTCGCCGCCCTCGCCAACGCCCTGCTCCTGGCCGGCATCGCGGTCTGGGTGCTCGTCCAGGCCGCCGGCCGGTGGGAGGACCCGCCGGAGGTGTCCACCGGCATCATGCTCGCCGCCGCGGTGGTGGGCGCGGTCGCCAACGGGGCGTCCCTGCTGCTCCTGCGGGGTGGTCAGGCGGAGAGCCTCAACGTCCGCGGTGCCTACCTGGAGGTCCTGGGGGACCTGCTCGGCTCCCTCGCGGTCATCGTCGCCGGCGTCGTCATCGTCCTCACGGGGTACGCCCGCGCCGACGTCATCGCCTCCGTCGTCATCGGCCTGATGATCCTGCCGCGGGCGTGGTCGCTGCTGCGCGACGTCCTCGACGTCCTGCTCGAGGCGACCCCAAGGGGCGTGGACATGGACGAGGTCCGTGCCCACATCCTTGAGGTCCCCGGCGTGGAAGACGTCCACGACCTGCACGCCTGGACCATCACCAGCGGAGTCCCGGTCCTGTCCGCCCACGTCGTCGTCGACGACGACTGCCTGGCCCGTGGGCGTTCCGGTGAGGTTCTCGACCAGCTCGGCGCCTGCCTCACCGGGCACTTCGACGTCGACCACTGCACCTTCCAGCTCGAGCCCGTCGGGCACCGCGAGCACGAGCCGGCCCACCACCGCTGA
- a CDS encoding YnfA family protein — MNDVVRSLVLFALAALAEIGGAWLVWQGVREHRGWVWVGAGVIALGLYGFVATLQPDANFGRILAAYGGVFVAGSLAWGMVVDGFRPDRYDVTGALVCLVGVAVIMYSPRPA; from the coding sequence ATGAACGACGTGGTGCGGTCCCTCGTCCTCTTCGCCCTCGCCGCCCTCGCGGAGATCGGCGGCGCCTGGTTGGTGTGGCAGGGGGTCCGTGAGCACCGTGGGTGGGTCTGGGTCGGGGCCGGCGTGATCGCGCTGGGGCTGTACGGCTTCGTGGCCACCCTGCAGCCGGACGCCAACTTCGGGCGCATCCTGGCCGCGTACGGCGGCGTCTTCGTCGCCGGCTCCCTCGCCTGGGGGATGGTCGTCGACGGGTTCCGTCCCGACAGGTACGACGTGACGGGCGCACTGGTGTGCCTCGTCGGCGTGGCGGTCATCATGTACAGCCCACGCCCCGCCTGA
- a CDS encoding arsenate reductase ArsC — MTDTQLDTSQRLSLRIAASNLTKEFAGTFNEKTVDRFLVTSYDQFAGRATITRFLPLMAERFARQRLRALAKVEGHHDDGLPTVLFLCVHNAGRSQMAMGFFQHLAGDRAVAWSGGSEPGERVNAAAVAAMAERGIDISAEFPKPWTDETVRAADVVISMGCGDACPIFPGKRYEEWVLEDPAGKSVDAVRPVRDEIERRVRALLDELAVPART; from the coding sequence ATGACCGACACCCAGCTCGACACCTCGCAACGCCTCTCCCTCCGCATCGCTGCGAGCAACCTCACGAAGGAGTTCGCAGGCACGTTCAACGAGAAGACCGTCGACCGGTTCCTCGTCACCAGCTACGACCAGTTCGCCGGCCGCGCCACCATCACCCGGTTCCTCCCGCTCATGGCCGAGCGGTTCGCGCGGCAGCGACTGCGCGCGCTGGCCAAGGTCGAGGGCCACCACGACGACGGCCTGCCCACCGTGCTGTTCCTCTGCGTCCACAACGCCGGCCGCTCCCAGATGGCCATGGGCTTCTTCCAGCACCTCGCCGGGGACCGCGCCGTCGCCTGGTCCGGCGGGTCCGAGCCCGGCGAGCGTGTGAACGCCGCCGCCGTCGCGGCCATGGCCGAGCGCGGCATCGACATCTCCGCCGAGTTCCCCAAGCCCTGGACCGACGAGACCGTCCGCGCCGCCGACGTCGTCATCAGCATGGGCTGCGGCGACGCCTGCCCCATCTTCCCCGGCAAGCGGTACGAGGAATGGGTCCTCGAGGACCCCGCGGGCAAGAGCGTCGACGCGGTCCGGCCCGTGCGCGACGAGATCGAGCGCCGGGTACGGGCACTGCTGGACGAGCTCGCTGTGCCTGCCAGGACATAG
- a CDS encoding ArsR family transcriptional regulator yields the protein MVDALGVGDLSPGELSGRLGMASNLLAHHLKVLQAAGVVRRSRSEGDRRRTYVALELGDPAVLEVVGSRPMMPGAPRVVFVCTHNSARSHLARAAFERASGIPAASAGTAPASSVHPGAVDSAGRHGLDLSGHPTAHVADVLRPDDLVVAVCDNAYETSLGLDRTAVHWSVPDPVRTGTDAAFDAALAQILVRADRLGHALTDTQES from the coding sequence ATCGTCGACGCTCTGGGCGTCGGGGACCTGTCCCCCGGTGAGCTGTCTGGTCGCCTCGGCATGGCTTCGAACCTGCTCGCTCATCACCTCAAGGTCCTGCAGGCCGCTGGCGTCGTCCGACGGTCGCGCTCCGAGGGGGATCGACGGCGCACGTACGTCGCCCTCGAGCTGGGTGATCCCGCTGTTCTCGAGGTGGTGGGGAGCCGGCCGATGATGCCGGGGGCGCCCCGGGTCGTGTTCGTCTGCACCCACAACTCCGCGCGTTCGCACCTTGCCCGGGCAGCGTTCGAGCGCGCCAGCGGCATACCCGCCGCCTCGGCCGGCACCGCCCCGGCCTCGTCCGTCCACCCGGGAGCGGTGGACTCCGCAGGGCGCCACGGCCTTGACCTATCCGGGCACCCCACCGCCCACGTGGCCGACGTCCTTCGCCCCGACGACCTCGTCGTGGCGGTGTGCGACAACGCCTACGAGACCTCGCTCGGTTTGGACCGTACGGCGGTCCACTGGTCCGTGCCGGATCCCGTGCGCACCGGGACCGATGCCGCCTTCGACGCGGCCCTCGCCCAGATCCTCGTCCGCGCCGACCGGCTCGGGCACGCCCTCACCGACACGCAGGAGTCCTGA
- a CDS encoding helix-turn-helix transcriptional regulator, with protein MDSTPGLRPGALRAARLAAGLTQHELARRIEVAGGERIASWERGAVVPRAHLVQRLVQVLQVPAEQLLAPSEVMGLRQLRVAAGLSARELADKVHVSVPTLARWESGRFTRPLRHEGIRLLAQSLDVPVERVQQALAPSSPSQDASPGQDTATGK; from the coding sequence GTGGACAGCACCCCGGGCCTGCGTCCCGGTGCGCTGCGCGCGGCACGTCTAGCGGCCGGCCTCACCCAGCACGAGCTGGCTCGTCGCATCGAGGTCGCCGGCGGGGAGCGGATCGCCAGCTGGGAGCGGGGCGCCGTCGTCCCGCGAGCCCACCTCGTCCAGCGCCTCGTGCAGGTGCTGCAGGTCCCGGCCGAACAGCTGCTGGCGCCGAGCGAGGTCATGGGCCTTCGGCAGCTACGCGTTGCGGCCGGCCTGAGCGCGCGAGAGCTCGCAGACAAGGTGCACGTGTCCGTACCCACGCTGGCGCGCTGGGAGTCGGGCCGCTTCACCAGGCCCCTACGACACGAGGGCATCCGGCTCCTGGCGCAGTCGCTCGACGTCCCGGTCGAGCGCGTCCAGCAGGCACTTGCACCTTCATCACCCTCCCAGGACGCGTCCCCGGGTCAGGACACGGCCACCGGGAAGTGA
- a CDS encoding SAF domain-containing protein, whose product MASAAIGAALYLAGDDRTQVVVAARDIPVGTVISAADLVAAEMSGEGIGNVAGSDARLLLGQSATTRIPAGALLHTDMFDLAPPPGQGKVAIGLALGAGQLPATELAPDRLVQIVQVPAAADAAAQDPIGTVLVGEALVLSVTADPSGAWLVTVAVDRDDAPAVAAAAAAGRTTLVMLPVAAASTNNSTNNSTNNSTNNSTNNSTDVGTGDGTAGTGTDGAADEGQG is encoded by the coding sequence GTGGCCAGTGCCGCCATCGGCGCCGCCCTGTACCTGGCGGGAGACGACCGCACCCAGGTGGTGGTCGCTGCTCGAGACATCCCGGTAGGAACAGTGATCAGCGCCGCGGACCTGGTCGCCGCGGAAATGTCAGGGGAGGGCATCGGGAACGTCGCCGGGTCGGACGCCCGCCTCCTGCTCGGGCAGAGCGCGACCACCCGCATCCCTGCCGGTGCTCTGCTGCACACCGACATGTTCGACCTGGCGCCCCCGCCGGGGCAGGGCAAGGTCGCCATCGGGCTCGCGCTCGGCGCTGGACAGCTGCCTGCTACCGAGCTCGCCCCGGATCGGCTGGTGCAGATCGTCCAGGTCCCCGCCGCGGCCGACGCGGCGGCCCAGGACCCCATTGGCACGGTGCTGGTAGGTGAAGCACTCGTGCTGTCGGTAACCGCCGACCCCTCCGGCGCCTGGTTGGTCACCGTCGCCGTGGACCGCGACGACGCGCCGGCGGTCGCCGCTGCGGCCGCTGCGGGCCGGACCACCCTGGTCATGCTCCCGGTTGCCGCCGCCAGCACGAACAACAGCACGAACAACAGCACGAACAACAGCACGAACAACAGCACGAACAACAGCACGGACGTCGGCACCGGCGACGGCACGGCCGGCACGGGGACGGACGGCGCCGCCGACGAGGGTCAGGGGTGA
- a CDS encoding CpaF family protein encodes MNLAERALADSGETPVVDHGLVGRLRGVVVMQMAEERRRRLDAGEQELTRDDERRLGRSLLIRALSQRRTEQVDAGVPLPAETEDDAVLAAAFAALFGLGRLQNLLEDQDLSEININGHDSVWLTSVDGTKRAGAPVANSDEELVEWVRNAATYSGTSSKPWDVTNWKIEMALPDGSRLVGALGCSPRPIVSIRLARWTDFTLDDLRAKGDFDHRQQVLLQAMVAARMNVIISGQTRSGKTVLLRAMASEIPPQERIVTVEHFPELGLDRDPVAHPDCIALEERKPNAEGRGAITLADAVETSRRINPDRLIVGEVMGPEIVDMLEAMTQGNDGGFTTIHTRSAREVPARIALYASRVGMDRVAALSLTAAAVDFVVHMHREDLPDGRIAHYVSSIVEVGPFDGQQVVTSEIFRAPPGSRRAVPAAAVSPERTAALRACGWEDTVDHLDDYREDESLGDDRSEQRGDGRGRVDGRVDGQVDGQVEHRAGGIW; translated from the coding sequence GTGAACCTCGCCGAGCGTGCCCTGGCCGACAGCGGGGAGACCCCGGTCGTGGACCACGGACTGGTGGGCCGCCTGCGTGGCGTCGTGGTCATGCAGATGGCCGAGGAGCGGCGTCGTCGCCTCGATGCGGGAGAACAGGAGCTGACCCGCGACGACGAACGACGACTCGGCAGGTCCCTGCTGATCCGAGCTCTGTCGCAGCGTCGCACGGAGCAGGTCGATGCCGGGGTGCCCCTTCCCGCGGAGACCGAGGACGACGCGGTCCTCGCCGCGGCGTTCGCTGCGCTGTTCGGCCTGGGCCGGCTGCAGAACCTGCTCGAGGACCAGGACCTCTCGGAGATCAACATCAACGGTCACGACTCCGTCTGGCTGACGTCGGTCGACGGGACGAAGCGGGCGGGGGCGCCGGTCGCGAACTCGGACGAGGAGCTCGTGGAGTGGGTCCGCAACGCGGCCACCTACAGCGGCACGTCCTCCAAGCCCTGGGATGTCACGAACTGGAAGATCGAGATGGCCCTGCCCGACGGGTCACGCCTGGTGGGTGCCCTCGGCTGCTCCCCACGCCCGATCGTGTCCATCCGGCTGGCCCGCTGGACCGACTTCACGCTGGACGACCTGCGCGCCAAGGGCGACTTCGACCACCGCCAGCAGGTGCTGCTGCAGGCCATGGTGGCCGCCCGGATGAACGTGATCATCAGCGGGCAGACCCGTTCCGGGAAGACGGTCCTGCTGCGGGCCATGGCGAGCGAGATCCCTCCGCAGGAGCGGATCGTCACCGTCGAGCACTTCCCCGAGCTCGGCCTTGACCGGGACCCGGTGGCCCACCCGGACTGCATCGCGCTGGAGGAGCGCAAGCCCAACGCCGAGGGTCGCGGTGCGATCACCCTGGCCGACGCGGTGGAGACCTCCCGGCGGATCAACCCCGACCGTCTCATCGTCGGGGAGGTGATGGGCCCGGAGATCGTCGACATGCTCGAGGCGATGACGCAGGGCAACGACGGCGGCTTCACCACCATCCACACCCGCTCCGCCCGTGAGGTCCCTGCGCGGATCGCGCTGTACGCCTCCCGCGTCGGCATGGACCGGGTCGCGGCCCTGTCCCTGACTGCGGCCGCGGTCGACTTCGTGGTGCACATGCACCGGGAGGACCTACCTGACGGGCGCATCGCGCACTACGTGTCCTCGATCGTGGAGGTCGGCCCCTTCGACGGCCAGCAGGTGGTCACCAGCGAGATCTTCCGCGCACCGCCCGGCAGCCGCCGGGCCGTCCCGGCCGCTGCGGTGTCCCCGGAGCGGACCGCTGCGCTGCGTGCGTGCGGCTGGGAGGACACGGTCGACCATCTGGACGACTACCGCGAAGACGAATCCCTCGGCGACGACCGCAGCGAGCAACGCGGTGACGGTCGTGGCCGTGTCGATGGCCGTGTCGATGGTCAGGTCGATGGTCAGGTCGAGCACCGGGCGGGGGGGATCTGGTGA
- a CDS encoding type II secretion system protein: MLLRLKVFLSGPAGLRVAIGVGVGLVVLVATRWVPVAAASGVAVIVWPAMFGAAAEQRVIIARLEALASWVEALRDAVATSRGLPEALPAASARAHPAIAGPLQEMTARMAAREPVEAVLRRLADDLDDPIADQAIAALVLNYRVQGRELKTALTGLAAATRREVETRRTVESDRRSTRRAVSVILVATVAVMVLMAVFARDYAAPYATPTGQAVLVLVVGLLGAGLTVIRSLSRYATPDRFLIGSPIERSQPARSQPVGGGAR; this comes from the coding sequence ATGCTGCTCCGGCTCAAGGTGTTCCTGTCGGGGCCGGCCGGGCTCCGCGTCGCGATCGGCGTCGGAGTCGGGCTGGTGGTGCTGGTGGCGACCCGGTGGGTGCCCGTCGCTGCCGCGTCCGGTGTCGCTGTGATCGTCTGGCCGGCGATGTTCGGTGCCGCAGCTGAGCAGCGTGTGATCATCGCGCGCCTGGAGGCGCTGGCCTCATGGGTGGAGGCCCTGCGCGACGCGGTGGCCACCAGCCGAGGTCTGCCCGAGGCGCTGCCGGCGGCCTCGGCCCGGGCACATCCCGCCATCGCCGGTCCCCTGCAGGAGATGACGGCCAGGATGGCGGCCCGCGAGCCTGTCGAGGCGGTGCTCCGACGGCTCGCGGACGACCTGGACGACCCGATCGCCGACCAGGCCATCGCTGCGCTGGTCTTGAACTACCGCGTCCAGGGCCGCGAGCTGAAGACGGCCCTGACAGGGCTGGCCGCCGCGACCCGACGGGAGGTCGAGACCCGCCGCACGGTGGAGTCCGACCGCCGTTCCACCCGCCGGGCCGTCAGCGTGATCCTCGTTGCCACCGTCGCGGTGATGGTCCTCATGGCGGTGTTCGCCCGGGACTACGCCGCCCCCTACGCCACCCCCACCGGGCAGGCGGTCTTGGTCCTGGTCGTGGGCTTGCTCGGCGCTGGTCTCACCGTGATCCGCAGCCTGTCGCGGTACGCCACACCGGACCGGTTTCTCATCGGCAGCCCGATCGAACGCAGCCAACCCGCACGCAGTCAGCCCGTGGGTGGTGGTGCTCGGTGA